One window from the genome of Pandoraea fibrosis encodes:
- a CDS encoding NAD(P)H-dependent oxidoreductase, which yields MHALVVVAHPDSQSLTHAIASHVAEGIIATPLQPHALGAHTVEIADLASEGFDPRFSAADLALFQKTQTAPADIAAEHARVDRADALVLVYPIYWWSFPALLKGWIDRVFTQGWAYEDGEDGKVKKKLQRMRVHLVAVGGTDQRTMARHGYFGAMKTQIDHGIFGYCGAQVVTSELLLASDTGYPEAHLDTARAIGQRVFASVP from the coding sequence ATGCATGCCCTCGTCGTCGTCGCTCATCCCGATTCCCAATCGCTCACCCATGCCATTGCCTCGCACGTTGCCGAGGGGATCATCGCAACGCCGTTGCAGCCACACGCGCTTGGCGCGCATACCGTCGAGATCGCCGATCTGGCGTCGGAGGGGTTCGATCCGCGATTCTCTGCCGCCGATCTCGCGCTGTTCCAGAAAACGCAAACGGCCCCCGCCGACATCGCCGCCGAGCACGCCCGCGTCGACCGCGCCGACGCGCTGGTCCTCGTCTACCCGATTTACTGGTGGTCGTTCCCCGCCTTGCTCAAGGGATGGATCGACCGCGTATTCACGCAAGGCTGGGCGTATGAAGATGGGGAAGACGGCAAAGTAAAGAAGAAGCTGCAACGAATGCGCGTGCATCTCGTGGCCGTCGGAGGTACCGATCAACGCACGATGGCCCGGCACGGCTATTTCGGCGCGATGAAAACCCAGATCGATCATGGCATTTTTGGCTACTGCGGTGCGCAGGTCGTCACATCCGAGTTGCTCTTGGCCTCCGATACCGGCTACCCTGAGGCACATCTCGACACCGCGCGAGCGATTGGCCAACGGGTCTTCGCGAGCGTCCCCTGA
- a CDS encoding TetR/AcrR family transcriptional regulator, with protein sequence MNPAADSSARRRMPREARTRQLLDVAWTLIGDEGTDALTLGRLADAAGVTKPVVYDHFGTRNGLLAALYQDYDERQTVIFDSSVAAAKPTLQDKARVIASSYVACVLSQGREISGVLAALSGSAELAAVKRQYQRTFIGKCAAMLAPYARSQGIPAPALWAMLGAADTLSDAAVAGDITQEEAQAELMQTILAMVKRHKP encoded by the coding sequence ATGAACCCAGCCGCCGATTCCTCCGCCCGCCGTCGCATGCCACGCGAGGCTCGCACGCGACAGTTGCTCGACGTGGCGTGGACGCTCATCGGCGACGAGGGCACCGACGCCCTCACGCTGGGGCGGCTGGCCGACGCGGCGGGGGTCACGAAGCCGGTGGTGTATGACCACTTCGGCACGCGCAACGGGCTTCTGGCCGCGCTGTATCAGGACTATGACGAGCGTCAGACGGTGATCTTCGACAGTTCGGTGGCCGCCGCGAAACCGACCTTGCAGGACAAGGCGCGTGTCATCGCGTCAAGTTATGTGGCTTGCGTGTTGTCGCAAGGGCGCGAGATTTCGGGGGTACTGGCCGCGCTCAGCGGTTCGGCGGAGCTTGCCGCCGTGAAGCGGCAGTACCAGAGGACCTTCATCGGAAAGTGTGCGGCCATGCTGGCGCCGTATGCCAGATCGCAGGGCATTCCCGCCCCCGCCCTGTGGGCCATGCTGGGGGCCGCCGATACACTTTCGGACGCCGCCGTCGCCGGCGACATCACGCAGGAGGAAGCGCAAGCGGAACTGATGCAGACCATTCTGGCGATGGTCAAACGTCACAAGCCGTAA
- the ppa gene encoding inorganic diphosphatase, producing the protein MSFNHVPAGKDIPNDFNVIIEIPAQSDPVKYEADKDLGLLVVDRFIGTGMRYPANYGFIPQTLAGDGDPVDALVVTPFPLLAGSVVRCRALGMLNMTDESGVDAKLVVVPVDKICPMTAHMKSIDDVPGYLKDQIKHFFENYKALEKGKWVKIEGWEGIDAAHKEIVDGVNNAKK; encoded by the coding sequence ATGAGCTTCAACCACGTGCCTGCCGGCAAGGACATCCCCAACGATTTCAACGTCATCATCGAGATCCCGGCGCAAAGCGACCCGGTGAAGTACGAGGCCGACAAGGATCTGGGCCTGCTGGTCGTTGACCGTTTCATTGGCACGGGCATGCGCTACCCGGCCAACTACGGCTTCATTCCGCAAACGCTGGCTGGCGACGGCGACCCCGTCGACGCGCTGGTCGTGACGCCTTTCCCGCTGCTGGCTGGTTCGGTCGTTCGCTGCCGCGCACTGGGCATGCTCAACATGACCGACGAGTCGGGCGTGGACGCCAAGCTGGTGGTCGTGCCGGTCGACAAGATCTGCCCGATGACGGCGCACATGAAGTCGATCGACGACGTGCCGGGCTACCTGAAGGATCAGATCAAGCACTTCTTCGAGAACTACAAGGCGCTCGAGAAGGGCAAGTGGGTCAAGATCGAAGGTTGGGAAGGCATCGACGCCGCCCACAAGGAAATCGTCGACGGCGTTAATAACGCCAAGAAGTAA
- a CDS encoding alpha-hydroxy acid oxidase: MHAFSCVEDYRRAARRRLTKLAFDYLEGGAEDGDALRRNREAFGLWGFSPRVLADTSQMSSAATFWGRETAAPMVVGPTGLNGLFWPRADELLARAAADAGLPFVLSTASTSLLEDVRAAVPEGELWLQLYVQQDRRIAESMMRRAREAGFRTLLLTVDTPVHGKRDHDTRNGFKLPLRFTPRLVADCIRHPHWSWQMLTHGAPQLRNIAKSVGERADLARHAAMLSRQMDLSLGWDDLAWVRRHWPGEVLVKGIQTVDDARLAQAHGADGIVVSNHGGRQLGSTLAPLEVLPSIVEALSATGPAMAIFVDGGVRRGADVAKAVALGAKGVLLGRAPLYGVAARGGQGAAEVLALLLGELRTTMQLLGCRQVDELTPQRLARLPAIQAIQANPL, encoded by the coding sequence ATGCACGCGTTTTCCTGCGTGGAGGATTACCGCCGGGCAGCCCGGCGGCGTTTGACGAAGCTGGCATTCGATTATCTGGAAGGCGGGGCGGAAGACGGCGATGCGTTGCGACGTAATCGAGAGGCCTTCGGGCTGTGGGGCTTTTCGCCGCGCGTGCTTGCCGATACGTCGCAGATGTCGAGTGCGGCGACCTTCTGGGGACGTGAGACGGCCGCGCCGATGGTGGTCGGTCCGACCGGACTCAATGGCTTGTTTTGGCCGAGGGCGGACGAACTGCTCGCCCGCGCGGCGGCCGATGCCGGGCTGCCGTTCGTGTTGTCCACAGCGTCGACCTCGTTGCTTGAGGATGTGCGTGCCGCCGTGCCGGAGGGCGAGTTGTGGCTTCAGCTTTATGTGCAGCAAGACCGGCGCATTGCCGAGAGCATGATGCGCCGCGCGCGTGAGGCGGGCTTTCGCACGTTGCTGCTCACGGTCGACACGCCGGTGCATGGCAAACGCGATCACGACACGCGCAACGGGTTCAAGCTGCCCTTGCGTTTCACGCCGCGCCTGGTGGCGGATTGCATACGGCATCCGCACTGGAGCTGGCAGATGCTGACCCACGGTGCGCCGCAACTGCGCAATATCGCCAAAAGCGTGGGCGAACGGGCGGATCTGGCGCGTCATGCGGCAATGCTGAGCCGTCAGATGGATCTGTCGCTCGGTTGGGACGATCTGGCCTGGGTGCGTCGCCACTGGCCGGGCGAAGTGCTCGTCAAGGGCATTCAGACGGTGGACGACGCACGGCTGGCGCAGGCGCATGGCGCCGACGGCATCGTCGTCTCGAATCACGGCGGGCGGCAATTGGGCAGCACGCTCGCGCCGCTCGAAGTCTTGCCGTCGATCGTCGAGGCGCTGAGCGCGACCGGTCCCGCGATGGCCATCTTTGTCGATGGCGGTGTGCGGCGCGGTGCGGATGTGGCCAAAGCGGTGGCGCTGGGCGCCAAGGGCGTGCTGCTTGGCCGGGCACCGCTGTATGGCGTGGCGGCCCGTGGCGGGCAGGGGGCCGCCGAAGTGCTCGCGCTGTTGCTTGGCGAGTTGCGCACGACCATGCAACTGCTGGGCTGCCGGCAGGTGGACGAACTCACGCCGCAGCGGCTGGCCCGTCTGCCGGCAATACAGGCAATTCAGGCAAACCCGCTATAA
- a CDS encoding IclR family transcriptional regulator, with amino-acid sequence MPRLPARSSRPSDDASAQSASEATPLAPRSSLFVGSTEKTFQVLHAFDGPARYMTLSDIARAAELDRSATQRVVHTLETLGYLYRVPETRTYGLTTKVLQFSYNYIRANELVDKASPYLLDISRRVGETTNLQELDGHEIVFVARFPGQHLVNIDIVVGARLPAMFTASGIAILSRLPEARQNEILANTPLEPMTPYTLTDKKKLLERIRFTARQGFAIVENETVMGDISVAAPITDHDGHAVAAINISVPTSRWTRQRAEAELAQHIQVAATSISKSRLSTFRR; translated from the coding sequence ATGCCGCGCTTGCCTGCCCGGTCGTCCCGTCCCTCCGACGACGCGTCTGCCCAATCCGCCAGCGAAGCGACACCGCTTGCGCCGCGCTCCTCGCTCTTCGTCGGCTCGACGGAAAAGACGTTTCAGGTGCTGCACGCCTTCGACGGCCCCGCGCGTTACATGACGCTCAGCGACATCGCCAGAGCGGCCGAACTCGATCGCAGCGCCACGCAACGGGTGGTGCACACGCTCGAAACGCTCGGTTATCTCTACCGGGTGCCCGAGACGCGCACTTACGGGCTGACCACCAAGGTGCTTCAGTTCTCGTACAACTACATTCGGGCAAACGAACTGGTCGACAAAGCCTCGCCGTATCTGCTCGACATCAGCCGCCGCGTGGGCGAGACCACCAACCTGCAGGAACTGGACGGCCACGAGATCGTCTTCGTCGCCCGGTTCCCCGGCCAGCATCTGGTAAACATCGATATCGTGGTCGGCGCGCGTCTGCCCGCGATGTTCACGGCGTCGGGCATCGCCATCCTGTCCCGACTGCCCGAGGCGCGCCAGAACGAGATCCTCGCCAATACACCGCTTGAGCCGATGACACCGTACACCCTCACCGACAAGAAGAAGCTGCTTGAGCGGATTCGGTTCACTGCGCGGCAGGGGTTCGCCATCGTTGAGAACGAAACGGTGATGGGCGACATTTCAGTCGCCGCACCGATCACCGATCACGACGGCCATGCCGTCGCGGCCATCAACATCTCGGTGCCGACGTCACGCTGGACACGTCAGCGTGCAGAAGCCGAACTCGCCCAGCACATTCAGGTCGCCGCGACGTCGATCTCGAAGTCGCGGCTCTCGACGTTCCGCCGCTAA
- a CDS encoding dihydrodipicolinate synthase family protein, whose product MLRSAQLKGILPAIPTPVNADDTIHTDAARALMRYLLGQGIDGVVPLGGTGEYGALSRAERVRMAELAAQEVAAHGRDVPVIAGVLDPGYHDAIDAGRDFAAAGADGLLVLTPYYTNPTQAGIRDYFLRYADESPLPILIYEIPYRTRIAIAPEVLHELSRHENIIGMKACNTDMWHFLRTVAGVDESFAVLSGEDTLFPLHVAAGARGGIVVTASLLPTAWQRIFALASAGKTAEALELHRSLIPLMNLAFAETNPGPMKSVMDLIGVTAPAMLAPLVPPAPALSAQLREELTRQLAIFEGR is encoded by the coding sequence ATGCTTCGCTCTGCACAACTCAAGGGCATTCTGCCGGCGATTCCTACGCCGGTGAATGCCGACGACACGATCCATACCGACGCCGCACGTGCGCTGATGCGCTACCTGCTGGGGCAGGGCATCGACGGCGTGGTGCCGCTGGGCGGCACGGGCGAGTACGGTGCGCTCTCGCGCGCCGAGCGCGTGCGCATGGCCGAACTCGCGGCGCAGGAAGTGGCGGCGCATGGCCGCGACGTGCCGGTGATCGCGGGCGTGCTCGACCCGGGCTATCACGACGCCATCGACGCCGGGCGCGACTTCGCTGCGGCCGGCGCCGACGGGCTGCTCGTGCTCACGCCGTACTACACCAACCCGACGCAAGCCGGTATCCGCGACTACTTCCTGCGCTATGCCGACGAGTCGCCGCTGCCGATCCTGATCTACGAGATTCCGTACCGCACGCGCATCGCCATTGCGCCGGAAGTGCTGCACGAGCTGTCGCGCCACGAGAACATCATCGGCATGAAGGCCTGCAACACCGATATGTGGCATTTCCTGCGCACGGTGGCGGGCGTCGACGAATCGTTCGCGGTGCTGAGCGGCGAAGACACGCTGTTCCCGCTGCATGTGGCCGCAGGCGCACGCGGTGGCATCGTGGTGACGGCGTCGCTGCTGCCCACGGCGTGGCAACGTATTTTCGCGCTCGCCTCGGCGGGCAAGACGGCCGAGGCGCTCGAACTGCATCGCTCGCTCATTCCGTTGATGAATCTGGCGTTCGCCGAGACGAATCCGGGGCCGATGAAGTCGGTGATGGATCTGATCGGCGTGACGGCGCCCGCGATGCTCGCGCCGCTGGTGCCGCCCGCGCCGGCGCTGTCGGCGCAACTGCGCGAGGAACTGACCCGGCAACTGGCGATTTTTGAAGGGCGCTGA
- a CDS encoding ABC transporter permease subunit has translation MAAPIVILLTVMLIYPVGQLLLLSIRGESGFTLAEYQRLFASSVYVEVLLITLKVSLYTTFFAVLTGYPIAYRLSTLTGARKQRLLFWLLVSFWTSFLVRTFAWVVLLGRNGVVNRTLLDLGLIDAPLSLLYSFPAVILGMVHALMPLAVLTMLSVMENIDRRLPSAASTLGARPGTVFWRVYFPLSLPGVAAGALMVFVTSIGFFITPTLLGGRHETMITQLIIDQVMQALNWGFAGAISVLLLAVVLVVFLVYDRMVGLSTMAGGAGDVKAGKRRGGWSRTLGEKVLGALGSATDVLLRAMPRYKGEQGDGFVLRAIVFLLVVFLAAPALLMIPVSFDSASALAWPPKGFSLQWYQQVWDSPLWMQAITRSMLVGIGAGLLSMLIGTPAAFLLVRGGMRGKSAMLAFVLAPIVVPRMILAVGVFYFFAKIGLVGSNVGLTIAHTVVAVPYVVITMMAVLRNYDTRLDLAAYSLGARPWATLRRVTFPILGAGLLSSFLFAFATSFDELTIALFTSGGLSTTLPKQFWDELTMQISPVIAAVSTCLFLFIAALIWVAERLRRRSLAT, from the coding sequence ATGGCGGCGCCGATCGTCATTTTGCTGACGGTCATGCTGATCTATCCGGTCGGCCAGTTGCTCTTGCTGAGCATTCGTGGCGAGAGCGGCTTCACGCTCGCCGAATATCAGCGTCTGTTCGCCTCGTCGGTGTATGTCGAGGTATTGCTCATCACGCTCAAGGTCTCGCTCTACACGACCTTCTTCGCGGTGCTCACGGGCTATCCGATTGCCTACCGGCTCTCGACGCTTACCGGCGCGCGCAAGCAGCGGCTGCTCTTCTGGCTGCTGGTCTCGTTCTGGACCAGCTTCCTGGTGCGCACGTTCGCGTGGGTAGTGCTGCTCGGTCGTAACGGTGTCGTCAACCGCACGTTGCTCGATCTGGGTCTGATCGACGCGCCGCTCTCGCTGCTGTACAGCTTCCCCGCCGTGATTCTCGGCATGGTGCATGCGCTCATGCCGCTGGCGGTGCTGACGATGCTCTCCGTCATGGAGAACATCGATCGCCGTCTGCCGAGTGCGGCATCGACACTGGGGGCGCGTCCCGGCACGGTGTTCTGGCGCGTGTATTTCCCGCTCTCGCTGCCGGGGGTGGCGGCCGGTGCGCTGATGGTGTTCGTCACGTCGATCGGCTTCTTCATCACGCCGACGCTGCTGGGCGGACGTCATGAAACCATGATCACGCAGCTCATCATCGATCAGGTGATGCAGGCGTTGAACTGGGGCTTTGCCGGGGCGATTTCGGTGTTGCTGCTGGCCGTGGTGCTCGTGGTGTTTCTGGTCTACGACCGCATGGTCGGGCTGTCGACGATGGCTGGCGGCGCCGGCGATGTCAAAGCGGGCAAGCGTCGCGGCGGTTGGAGTCGCACGCTGGGCGAGAAGGTGCTCGGCGCGTTGGGCAGCGCCACGGATGTGCTGCTGCGCGCGATGCCGCGTTACAAGGGCGAGCAGGGTGACGGATTCGTGCTGCGCGCGATTGTCTTTTTGCTGGTGGTGTTTCTCGCCGCGCCGGCGCTGCTGATGATTCCGGTGTCGTTCGATTCGGCCTCGGCACTGGCATGGCCGCCGAAGGGCTTCTCGCTGCAGTGGTATCAGCAGGTGTGGGATTCGCCGCTGTGGATGCAGGCGATCACGCGCTCGATGCTGGTGGGTATCGGTGCGGGGCTGCTGTCGATGCTGATCGGCACGCCTGCGGCGTTCCTGCTGGTGCGCGGCGGCATGCGCGGCAAGTCGGCGATGCTCGCCTTCGTGCTCGCGCCGATCGTGGTGCCGCGCATGATTCTGGCCGTCGGCGTGTTCTATTTCTTCGCCAAGATCGGTCTGGTGGGCTCGAACGTGGGGCTGACCATTGCGCATACGGTGGTGGCCGTGCCGTATGTCGTCATCACGATGATGGCGGTGCTGCGCAACTACGACACGCGTCTCGATCTGGCGGCTTATAGCCTGGGCGCCCGTCCGTGGGCCACGCTGCGCCGCGTGACGTTCCCGATTCTCGGTGCGGGCCTGTTGTCGTCGTTCCTGTTCGCGTTCGCCACGTCGTTCGACGAACTCACGATTGCGCTGTTCACGTCGGGCGGTCTCTCGACCACGTTGCCCAAGCAATTCTGGGACGAGTTGACGATGCAGATCTCACCGGTGATTGCGGCGGTCTCCACGTGCCTGTTCCTTTTCATCGCCGCACTGATCTGGGTGGCCGAGCGTTTGCGCCGGCGCAGCCTCGCGACCTGA
- a CDS encoding ABC transporter ATP-binding protein: MTVANLQVSGLSKRYGDFVALAPTDLDVAQGEFLTLLGPSGSGKTTLLSLIAGLSQPDAGAIRINGTDVTYGAPYERDIGMVFQNYALFPHMTVAENIAFPLQMRRTDAQTARKMVMNALEMVHLPHVAERYPRELSGGQQQRIALARCMVYRPSIILMDEPLGALDKKLRDHMQLEIKRIHRELGTTIVYVTHDQEEAMTMSDRICLMNAGEIAQLGTPDDLYFRPKSVFVADFLGESNLLDATVLERAGDQVRVAMPGVQGSNGAGAMVYDPQVEQGRPVKLMLRPQNLHVHDGQSRGDGVSTISAKLTDIMVTGGMTKLYLQSDVTGGNAGEPGKSLVAAFPTHRQGNRFEIGQTLGLAWHADDAVAIAG, encoded by the coding sequence ATGACCGTTGCCAATCTCCAAGTCTCGGGCCTGTCCAAGCGTTACGGCGATTTCGTCGCGCTTGCACCGACCGACCTCGATGTCGCCCAGGGCGAATTCCTGACCTTGCTGGGCCCGAGCGGCTCGGGCAAGACCACGTTGCTCTCGCTCATCGCCGGTCTGTCGCAGCCCGATGCGGGCGCTATCCGCATCAACGGGACCGATGTCACCTACGGCGCGCCCTACGAGCGCGACATCGGTATGGTGTTCCAGAACTACGCGCTGTTTCCGCACATGACCGTGGCGGAGAACATTGCATTCCCGTTGCAGATGCGCCGCACCGACGCGCAGACGGCTCGCAAGATGGTCATGAACGCGCTGGAAATGGTGCATCTGCCGCATGTGGCAGAGCGCTATCCGCGCGAGCTTTCGGGCGGTCAGCAGCAGCGCATTGCACTGGCGCGCTGCATGGTCTACCGGCCGTCGATCATTCTGATGGACGAGCCGCTGGGCGCGCTCGACAAGAAGCTGCGCGATCACATGCAGCTCGAGATCAAGCGCATTCACCGCGAGCTTGGCACCACCATCGTGTACGTGACGCACGATCAGGAAGAGGCGATGACGATGTCCGATCGCATCTGCCTGATGAACGCTGGTGAAATCGCGCAACTAGGCACGCCCGACGACCTGTATTTCCGTCCGAAGAGCGTGTTCGTTGCCGACTTCCTCGGCGAGTCCAACCTGCTCGATGCCACCGTGCTAGAGCGCGCGGGCGATCAGGTGCGCGTGGCGATGCCGGGCGTGCAGGGATCGAACGGCGCCGGTGCGATGGTCTACGACCCGCAGGTCGAGCAGGGTCGTCCGGTCAAGTTGATGCTGCGTCCGCAGAATCTGCATGTCCACGACGGCCAGAGTCGGGGCGACGGTGTGTCGACGATCTCGGCGAAGCTCACCGACATCATGGTTACAGGGGGCATGACGAAGCTGTATCTGCAATCGGATGTCACCGGCGGCAACGCGGGCGAGCCGGGCAAGTCGCTCGTGGCGGCATTCCCGACGCATCGTCAGGGCAACCGTTTCGAGATCGGGCAGACGCTGGGTCTCGCGTGGCATGCCGACGACGCCGTTGCGATCGCGGGGTAA
- a CDS encoding ABC transporter substrate-binding protein, protein MKRKTSASPLDINDNHAASLAQPGRRTAMKTALVGAAAVAFPFVWTPSRAATKRIVVRDDGGIYTKAYDAVYYKPFAKATGIEVVGVQANAEPTAQIKSMVEAGSYTWDMAKISQPAILLLTSGGKEYLERHGLESDPTIAKIPKQYMSPFGVGTNVYSTVLAYRTDAFKGRKAPTSWADLWNVKDFPGRRSIRKYPFDTIEEALMADGVAPGSVYPCDFDRAFKSLDKIAKQVAVWWTTGAQVEQMLGSGEVDMVATWASRAQSAQANGVPVEIVWNQNIWGCDNWSILKGTPNAAACREFIKFASDPKRQAELVKYFPAGMTQPEAFNYVKPDVAKHCPTFPENIKSGVQINAQFWQQNQSVALERFNRWILT, encoded by the coding sequence ATGAAACGCAAGACCTCCGCAAGCCCGCTCGACATCAACGACAACCACGCAGCGTCGCTCGCGCAACCGGGCCGTCGCACGGCCATGAAGACCGCACTCGTCGGTGCGGCCGCCGTGGCATTCCCGTTCGTGTGGACGCCCTCGCGCGCGGCCACCAAACGCATCGTTGTGCGCGACGACGGCGGTATTTACACCAAGGCGTATGACGCCGTGTACTACAAGCCATTCGCCAAGGCGACGGGCATCGAAGTCGTCGGCGTGCAGGCCAACGCAGAGCCGACCGCGCAGATCAAGAGCATGGTCGAGGCGGGCAGCTATACGTGGGACATGGCCAAGATCAGCCAGCCAGCGATTCTGCTGCTGACCTCGGGCGGCAAGGAGTATCTGGAGCGCCACGGCCTGGAGTCGGACCCGACCATCGCCAAGATCCCGAAGCAGTACATGTCGCCGTTCGGCGTGGGCACCAACGTCTACTCGACCGTGCTCGCCTATCGCACCGACGCTTTCAAGGGCCGCAAGGCCCCGACGTCGTGGGCCGATCTGTGGAACGTGAAGGACTTCCCGGGCCGCCGTTCGATCCGCAAGTATCCGTTCGACACCATCGAAGAAGCGCTGATGGCCGATGGCGTGGCACCGGGGTCGGTGTACCCGTGCGACTTCGACCGCGCATTCAAGAGTCTGGACAAGATCGCCAAGCAAGTGGCGGTGTGGTGGACCACCGGCGCACAGGTCGAACAAATGCTCGGCTCGGGCGAAGTGGACATGGTCGCGACGTGGGCCTCGCGTGCGCAGTCGGCACAGGCCAACGGCGTGCCGGTCGAGATCGTGTGGAACCAGAACATCTGGGGTTGCGACAACTGGTCGATCCTCAAGGGCACCCCGAACGCGGCGGCATGCCGCGAGTTCATCAAGTTTGCGAGCGATCCGAAGCGCCAGGCCGAACTGGTCAAGTATTTCCCGGCCGGCATGACACAACCCGAAGCGTTCAACTATGTGAAGCCCGACGTGGCGAAGCATTGCCCGACGTTCCCCGAGAACATCAAGAGCGGCGTGCAGATCAATGCCCAGTTCTGGCAGCAGAACCAGAGCGTGGCGCTCGAACGCTTCAACCGCTGGATCCTGACCTGA
- a CDS encoding FAD-binding oxidoreductase: MNDAVTRETLIQHLQEVLGVDAVLSDASDTSGYTEDWRGRYRGEALCVVLPSSTAQVSDVVRLCAAAGVSVLPQGGNTSLCGGAVPPTGGPAPVVLNLARMRHIRQVDAANGSMIVEAGCVLKTVQDAAADVGRLYPVSLGAEGSCQIGGTLSTNAGGTSVLRYGNTRENVLGLEVVLADGTVWDGLRALRKDNTGIDLKHLFIGAEGTLGIITAAALKLHPLPTAHALAWFAPRDPAAAGQILGMFQNACGSRLSAFEIMNRYQLDTVLANVPNRRNPLTGAHDWHVLVELADTRDAEGLEAVLTQTLGEAIEQGLVADAVIAANETQRADLWEGRHSVSEANKKAAIGLTTDCAVPVSSVPEFIAAATRAVHAVVPGLDIAIVGHMGDGNVHFIPMFSFAAWAALPDSASMGDTMRACVNDVAARLAGTFSAEHGVGQTGLPLMQRYKSPAELALMRTVKAALDPNQLLNPGRLVP, encoded by the coding sequence ATGAACGATGCAGTGACGCGCGAGACGCTGATCCAACACTTGCAAGAGGTGCTCGGCGTGGACGCCGTGCTCAGCGACGCGTCCGATACCTCGGGCTATACGGAAGACTGGCGCGGTCGCTATCGTGGCGAGGCGCTGTGTGTCGTGCTGCCGTCCTCGACCGCGCAGGTCAGCGACGTGGTCAGGCTGTGCGCGGCGGCGGGGGTGTCGGTGCTCCCGCAAGGCGGTAACACCAGCCTGTGCGGCGGTGCGGTGCCGCCGACCGGCGGTCCGGCGCCTGTCGTTCTGAATCTGGCGCGCATGCGCCACATCCGTCAGGTCGATGCGGCAAACGGCTCGATGATCGTCGAAGCCGGGTGCGTTCTGAAAACCGTGCAGGATGCGGCGGCCGACGTCGGCCGCCTGTATCCGGTGAGTCTCGGCGCGGAAGGGTCGTGCCAGATTGGCGGCACGCTCTCGACCAATGCCGGCGGCACCAGCGTGTTGCGCTACGGCAATACGCGCGAGAACGTGCTGGGCCTTGAAGTCGTGCTGGCCGACGGCACCGTATGGGATGGCCTGCGCGCGCTGCGCAAGGACAACACGGGCATCGACCTCAAACATCTCTTCATCGGGGCGGAAGGCACGCTGGGCATCATCACGGCGGCGGCGCTCAAGCTGCATCCGTTGCCCACCGCGCATGCGCTCGCGTGGTTTGCGCCGCGCGATCCGGCGGCTGCCGGCCAGATTCTCGGCATGTTCCAGAACGCCTGCGGCTCACGTCTGTCGGCCTTCGAAATCATGAATCGTTACCAGCTCGACACGGTGCTGGCCAACGTGCCGAATCGCCGGAATCCGCTCACCGGAGCGCATGACTGGCATGTGCTGGTGGAGTTGGCCGACACGCGCGATGCCGAAGGGCTCGAAGCGGTGCTCACGCAAACGCTGGGCGAAGCCATCGAACAAGGACTGGTTGCAGACGCCGTCATCGCGGCAAACGAAACGCAGCGCGCCGATCTCTGGGAAGGGCGCCACAGCGTGAGCGAAGCGAACAAGAAGGCCGCGATCGGCCTCACGACCGATTGCGCCGTGCCGGTGTCCAGCGTGCCCGAGTTCATCGCTGCGGCTACGCGTGCCGTGCATGCCGTCGTGCCGGGCCTCGACATTGCCATCGTCGGCCATATGGGTGACGGCAACGTGCACTTCATCCCGATGTTCTCGTTTGCCGCATGGGCGGCGCTGCCCGACAGTGCGTCGATGGGCGACACGATGCGTGCCTGCGTGAACGACGTTGCCGCACGTCTGGCCGGCACGTTCAGCGCCGAGCATGGGGTGGGGCAGACGGGATTGCCGCTCATGCAGCGCTACAAGTCGCCGGCCGAACTCGCGCTCATGCGCACCGTGAAGGCCGCGCTCGACCCGAACCAATTGCTCAATCCGGGACGCCTCGTTCCCTGA